From Hartmannibacter diazotrophicus, a single genomic window includes:
- a CDS encoding electron transfer flavoprotein subunit alpha/FixB family protein encodes MSDAKPQAAAPSAGSRAGMKKELPEHFKAYKHVWVFIEVERGQVHPVSFELLGEGRKLADQLGVDLAGVVLGPAGEGTNAAIRETFAYGADLAYLVEDPLLADYRNEPFTKALTDLVNTYQPEILLLGATTLGRDLAGSVATTLLTGLTADCTELAVDSDKSLAATRPTFGGSLLCTIYTLNYRPQMATIRPRVMAMPERLEKPVGKVVSHPLGMVEDDIVTKILSFLPDRETSQANLAYADVVVAGGMGLQAAENFQLVRQLAGALGAEYGCSRPVMQKGWMPADRQIGQTGKTIRPKLYIAAGISGAIQHRVGVEGADLIVAINTDKNAPIFDFAHVGIVTDAIRFLPALTKAFEKRLSPHNRDKLAG; translated from the coding sequence ATGTCTGACGCCAAGCCCCAAGCTGCCGCTCCCTCTGCCGGTTCCCGCGCCGGCATGAAGAAGGAGCTGCCCGAGCACTTCAAGGCCTACAAGCACGTGTGGGTCTTCATCGAGGTCGAGCGCGGCCAGGTTCACCCCGTCTCCTTCGAACTCCTGGGGGAGGGCCGCAAGCTTGCCGACCAGCTTGGCGTCGACCTTGCCGGCGTCGTCCTTGGGCCGGCGGGCGAGGGCACCAATGCCGCGATCCGCGAGACCTTCGCTTATGGCGCCGACCTCGCCTATCTCGTCGAGGACCCGCTGCTGGCCGACTACCGCAACGAGCCCTTCACCAAGGCGCTGACCGATCTCGTCAACACCTACCAGCCGGAGATCCTGCTGCTTGGCGCAACGACGCTCGGCCGCGACCTTGCCGGTTCGGTGGCGACGACGCTGCTCACGGGCCTCACCGCCGACTGCACCGAGCTTGCGGTCGACAGCGACAAGTCGCTGGCGGCCACCCGCCCGACCTTCGGCGGCTCGCTTCTCTGCACGATCTACACCCTCAACTACCGCCCGCAGATGGCGACCATCCGCCCGCGCGTGATGGCGATGCCGGAGCGGCTGGAAAAGCCCGTCGGCAAGGTGGTCAGCCATCCGCTCGGCATGGTCGAGGACGACATCGTCACCAAGATCCTCTCCTTCCTGCCCGACCGCGAGACCAGCCAGGCCAACCTCGCCTATGCGGACGTCGTGGTGGCCGGCGGCATGGGCCTGCAGGCGGCGGAGAATTTCCAGCTCGTGCGCCAGCTTGCCGGCGCGCTCGGCGCCGAATATGGCTGCTCGCGCCCCGTGATGCAGAAGGGTTGGATGCCCGCCGACCGCCAGATCGGTCAGACCGGCAAGACCATCCGGCCGAAGCTCTACATCGCCGCCGGAATTTCCGGCGCGATCCAGCACCGGGTGGGCGTCGAGGGCGCGGATCTCATCGTCGCGATCAACACCGACAAGAACGCGCCGATCTTCGACTTTGCCCATGTCGGCATCGTCACCGACGCCATCCGCTTCCTTCCGGCGCTGACGAAGGCTTTCGAGAAGCGCCTTTCACCCCACAACCGCGACAAGCTTGCCGGCTGA
- a CDS encoding electron transfer flavoprotein subunit beta/FixA family protein, producing MHIVVCIKQVPDSAQIRVHPVTNTIMRQGVPTIINPYDLFALEEALRLRDKHGGTVTVLTMGPPTAEDSLRKALTLGADRAVLLTDRFFAGSDTLATSFALASAIGKITETFGAPDVVFAGKQTIDGDTAQVGPGIAKRLKLIQLTYVSKIGHVDLEGRRIEVERRSEGGTQLLSTQLPCLVTMLEGTNEMRRGTVADALRAARAEVTIWSAKDAGIEDVTKCGLRGSPTVVKRVFAPTARSEKAEIVDFGASADEAAEALIETLFQKAPKLQAELVAAQIA from the coding sequence ATGCACATCGTCGTCTGCATCAAGCAGGTTCCGGACAGCGCGCAGATCCGGGTTCATCCCGTCACCAACACGATCATGCGCCAGGGCGTGCCGACGATCATCAACCCCTATGACCTCTTCGCGCTGGAAGAGGCGCTGCGGCTTCGCGACAAGCATGGCGGCACGGTCACGGTCCTCACCATGGGCCCGCCGACCGCCGAGGACAGCTTGCGCAAGGCGCTCACCCTGGGTGCCGACCGTGCGGTGCTGCTCACCGACCGTTTCTTCGCCGGTTCCGATACGCTGGCGACGTCCTTCGCCCTTGCCTCGGCGATCGGGAAGATCACCGAAACCTTCGGCGCGCCGGATGTCGTCTTCGCCGGCAAGCAGACCATCGATGGCGACACCGCCCAGGTCGGCCCCGGCATCGCCAAGCGGCTGAAGCTGATCCAGCTCACCTATGTCTCCAAGATCGGCCATGTCGACCTGGAGGGTCGCCGCATCGAGGTGGAGCGCCGCTCCGAAGGCGGTACGCAGCTTCTGTCGACGCAGCTTCCCTGCCTCGTCACCATGCTGGAAGGCACCAACGAGATGCGCCGTGGCACGGTCGCGGACGCCCTGCGCGCCGCCCGCGCCGAGGTGACGATCTGGAGCGCCAAGGACGCCGGCATCGAGGACGTGACCAAATGCGGCCTGCGCGGCTCGCCGACCGTGGTCAAGCGCGTCTTCGCCCCGACGGCACGATCCGAAAAGGCCGAGATCGTCGACTTTGGCGCCAGCGCCGACGAGGCCGCCGAAGCCCTGATCGAAACCCTTTTCCAGAAGGCGCCGAAGCTCCAGGCCGAGCTCGTCGCCGCCCAGATCGCCTGA
- a CDS encoding ferredoxin reductase family protein, producing the protein MTRGNIRLFWGFWIVLGLLWLALNTAIFSAENFFALRQFVMQFSGVLAISAMSVAMVLSLRPRWPEARLGGLDKMYKLHKWLGIGALCVAIFHWLWSEAPKWAVGFGLLAPPVRGPRPEITDPLRRLLGSFRGTAEEIGQWAFYAAVVLLLIALIKLIPYHWFRYSHRFVPAAYLALVFHAIILLDYGMWLTPLGLVVAVLLLAGSYAAAVSILGRIGAGRRVTGEIAELRHYPGVRSLETVIKLGSGWPGHEAGQFAFATSNALEGAHPYTIASAWNPANPTITFISKELGDHTTGLVDRLKIGQTITVEGPYGRFTFDDGRQRQIWIGAGIGITPFVARLKELATLEPHEARPEIDLFHTTREVDEAALERLARDAHAAKVRLHTLIDSRHGRLSGERIREMVPGWQDASIWFCGPIKFGAVLKADFATTGMPIDEQFHQELFELR; encoded by the coding sequence GTGACGCGCGGCAACATCCGGCTGTTCTGGGGTTTCTGGATTGTGCTCGGCCTGCTCTGGCTGGCCTTGAACACCGCCATCTTCTCGGCCGAGAATTTCTTTGCCCTGCGCCAGTTCGTCATGCAGTTCAGCGGCGTTCTGGCCATCAGCGCGATGAGTGTCGCCATGGTCCTGTCGCTCAGGCCGCGCTGGCCCGAGGCGAGGCTTGGCGGCCTTGACAAGATGTACAAGCTCCACAAATGGCTCGGAATCGGTGCGCTGTGTGTCGCGATCTTTCACTGGCTCTGGTCCGAAGCGCCCAAATGGGCCGTGGGGTTCGGACTTCTCGCACCGCCCGTCCGCGGGCCACGCCCGGAGATCACGGACCCGCTTCGCCGATTGCTGGGCAGCTTTCGCGGCACGGCGGAGGAGATCGGCCAGTGGGCCTTCTATGCCGCGGTCGTCCTCCTGCTGATCGCGCTGATCAAGCTCATTCCCTACCACTGGTTCCGCTACAGCCACCGGTTCGTCCCCGCGGCCTACCTTGCGCTGGTGTTCCACGCGATCATCCTGCTGGACTACGGCATGTGGTTGACCCCGCTCGGGCTTGTGGTCGCCGTTCTGCTGCTTGCCGGCAGCTACGCGGCGGCTGTCTCGATTCTCGGCCGGATCGGCGCCGGCCGGCGGGTGACGGGCGAAATTGCCGAATTGCGCCACTATCCGGGCGTGCGTTCCCTTGAGACGGTGATCAAGCTCGGGTCCGGCTGGCCGGGGCATGAGGCGGGACAATTCGCCTTTGCGACCTCCAATGCGCTGGAAGGCGCGCATCCCTATACGATCGCTTCGGCCTGGAACCCCGCGAACCCGACGATCACCTTCATTTCCAAGGAACTCGGGGATCACACGACAGGTCTCGTCGACCGGCTGAAGATCGGCCAGACGATCACCGTCGAGGGCCCTTACGGCCGCTTCACCTTCGATGACGGCCGGCAGCGCCAGATCTGGATCGGCGCCGGCATCGGCATCACGCCGTTCGTCGCCCGGCTAAAGGAACTGGCCACGCTGGAGCCGCACGAGGCGCGCCCCGAAATCGACCTGTTCCACACCACACGGGAGGTGGATGAAGCAGCGCTGGAACGCCTCGCGCGGGATGCGCACGCGGCCAAGGTGCGCCTCCACACCCTGATCGACTCGCGTCACGGCAGGCTTTCCGGCGAGCGCATCCGCGAGATGGTCCCGGGCTGGCAGGACGCAAGCATCTGGTTCTGCGGTCCGATCAAATTCGGAGCGGTCCTCAAGGCGGACTTTGCGACCACAGGAATGCCCATCGACGAGCAGTTCCATCAGGAACTGTTCGAATTGCGGTAG
- the nifW gene encoding nitrogenase stabilizing/protective protein NifW, which yields MSCSTHDRPIDVTDILARLKTLSSAEDFFGALGVAYDPKVLQVARLHILKRMGEYLATEDFDGLPDLVIAARAKATLARAYGDFESSSPLSQRVFRVLKDHDPDRPVPPKTAFVALGDIMKPIASD from the coding sequence ATGAGTTGTTCCACACATGATCGTCCGATCGACGTCACCGACATTCTCGCCCGCCTGAAGACGCTTTCGTCGGCCGAGGATTTCTTTGGCGCTCTCGGCGTTGCCTACGATCCGAAGGTCCTTCAGGTCGCGCGCCTGCATATCCTCAAGCGCATGGGCGAATATCTGGCGACGGAGGATTTCGACGGCCTGCCGGACTTGGTCATCGCCGCCCGCGCCAAGGCGACGCTGGCGCGCGCCTATGGGGATTTCGAGAGCTCCTCACCGCTCTCCCAGCGGGTCTTCAGGGTCCTGAAGGACCACGACCCGGATCGTCCCGTGCCGCCGAAGACGGCCTTCGTGGCGCTCGGCGACATCATGAAGCCGATCGCGAGCGACTGA
- a CDS encoding ferredoxin family protein gives MNAIVKPGSDVRVEDKLYQNRYLVDAGRPHIKVAPHETPSPALLALTRVCPAKCYEQNEKGQVEITADGCMECGTCRVLCEASGEIEWNYPRGGFGVLFKFG, from the coding sequence ATGAACGCGATCGTGAAGCCCGGAAGCGATGTCCGCGTCGAGGACAAGCTCTACCAGAACCGCTACCTCGTCGACGCCGGCCGGCCGCATATCAAGGTCGCCCCGCACGAAACGCCAAGCCCCGCGCTGCTGGCGCTCACCCGTGTCTGCCCGGCCAAATGCTACGAGCAGAACGAGAAGGGCCAGGTGGAGATCACCGCCGACGGCTGCATGGAATGCGGCACCTGCCGCGTTCTCTGCGAGGCCTCCGGCGAGATCGAGTGGAACTATCCGCGCGGCGGTTTCGGGGTCCTGTTCAAGTTCGGCTGA
- a CDS encoding FAD-dependent oxidoreductase, with protein sequence MTQEKFDAIVIGAGMSGNAAAYTLASRGLKVLQLERGEYAGSKNVQGAIMYADMLEKVIPDFREDAPLERHIVEQRFWMMDDVSHSGMHYRSDDFNSEKPNRYTIVRAQFDKWFSRKVRDAGATVLCETTVTELVRDGAGKVIGVKTDRKGGPIYADVVVLAEGVNGLLGTRAGLRETPKAETVALAVKEMHFLPEDVINQRFNLKGSEGCVIEAAGTISRGMTGLAFLYTNRESISVGIGCLVSDFAREMESPYALLESFKQHPSVRQLLEGTEVKEYAAHLIPEGGYKAIPELCGDGWVMVGDAAQLNNAIHREGSNLAMTSGRLAAEAIFQVKTRRDPMTAENLALYKRMLDDSFVIKDLKKYKDMPRLLHTNSQNFFMTYPQLISQAAKNFLVVDGTPKIEKEKATTRSFVAARSRLGLIGDAFRLALAWR encoded by the coding sequence ATGACGCAAGAAAAATTCGATGCCATCGTCATCGGCGCCGGCATGTCCGGCAACGCCGCCGCCTACACGCTCGCCTCGCGCGGCCTCAAGGTGCTGCAGCTGGAACGCGGCGAATATGCCGGCTCCAAGAATGTCCAGGGCGCCATCATGTATGCCGACATGCTGGAGAAGGTCATCCCGGATTTCCGCGAGGATGCGCCGCTGGAACGCCATATCGTCGAGCAGCGCTTCTGGATGATGGACGACGTCTCGCATTCCGGCATGCACTACCGCTCCGACGACTTCAATTCCGAAAAGCCGAACCGCTACACCATCGTCCGTGCCCAGTTCGACAAGTGGTTCTCGCGCAAGGTGCGCGACGCTGGGGCGACCGTGCTCTGCGAGACCACCGTGACCGAACTCGTCCGCGACGGTGCCGGCAAGGTGATCGGCGTGAAGACCGACCGCAAGGGCGGTCCGATCTACGCCGACGTCGTGGTGCTCGCCGAGGGCGTCAACGGCCTTCTCGGCACCCGCGCAGGGCTGCGCGAGACGCCGAAGGCGGAGACCGTGGCGCTGGCGGTCAAGGAAATGCACTTCCTGCCCGAGGACGTGATCAACCAGCGCTTCAATCTCAAGGGCTCGGAAGGCTGCGTGATCGAGGCCGCCGGCACCATCTCGCGCGGCATGACGGGGCTCGCCTTCCTCTACACCAACCGGGAATCGATCTCGGTCGGCATCGGCTGCCTCGTCTCCGACTTTGCCCGCGAGATGGAAAGCCCCTATGCGCTGCTGGAAAGCTTCAAGCAGCATCCCTCCGTGCGCCAGTTGCTGGAAGGCACCGAGGTCAAGGAATATGCCGCCCACCTGATCCCCGAGGGCGGCTACAAGGCGATCCCGGAGCTTTGCGGCGATGGCTGGGTGATGGTGGGCGATGCGGCCCAGCTCAACAACGCCATCCACCGCGAGGGCTCGAACCTCGCGATGACGTCGGGCCGCCTTGCCGCCGAGGCTATCTTCCAGGTGAAGACGCGGCGCGATCCGATGACGGCGGAAAACCTCGCCCTCTACAAGCGCATGCTGGACGACAGCTTCGTCATCAAGGATCTGAAGAAATACAAGGACATGCCGCGCCTGCTGCACACCAATTCGCAGAATTTCTTCATGACCTATCCGCAGCTTATCTCCCAGGCGGCGAAGAATTTCCTCGTCGTCGACGGCACGCCCAAGATCGAGAAGGAAAAGGCGACGACCAGGTCCTTCGTCGCCGCCCGCTCGCGCCTCGGCCTCATCGGCGATGCCTTCAGGCTGGCGCTCGCCTGGCGGTAG
- a CDS encoding error-prone DNA polymerase, whose translation MTGYGELAVTSNFSFLRGASHAADLVATAMDLGLAGIGIADENTVAGVVRAHAAVQKVEELWVAEHGPDIPLPFKLAVGSRLVFADGTPDILAYPQNRAGWARLCRLLTLGKRRAEKGECLLTFNDLLFNTADLLLIVMPRGDRAELTQCLQRLGKAAPGSLWLAASMQRRGDDRRRLAGLKIVARSAGVPLIAVNDVLYHAPGQRPVQDVLTCIREGTTLEAAGRRLEANAERHLKPPTEMTRLFADCPEAIEETLTFLDLIDFSLKELRYNYPDEPVPPGWDAQSWLEELVRRRVPIRYPDGVPEKVETLLAEEFDLIRRLDYARYFLTIHDIVRFAEDKGILCQGRGSAANSAVCYVLGITAVDPAEHDLLFARFLSMERKEPPDIDVDFEHERREEVIQHIYARYGRERAAIAATVISYRPRSAIREVGKVLGLTEDVTQRLAGTVWGSYGSKLAEKHIREAGLEPDNPLIARAVDLATRILGFPRHLSQHVGGFVLTRERLDDLVPIGNAAMEDRTFIEWDKDDIDTLGLLKVDVLALGMLTCIRKGFDLLRAYNDLDLGLADVEREDEAVYGMLQKGDSIGVFQVESRAQINMLPRLRPKEFYDLVIQVAIVRPGPIQGDMVHPYLRRRKGEEKVDYPAPAPEHGPADELRKVLARTLGVPLFQEQAMKIAMVAAKFTSEEANQLRRAMATFRHVGTIHTFEAKMVEGMVRRGYTRDFAQRCFDQIKGFGEYGFPESHAASFAKLVYVSAWIKCHHPAVFACALLNSQPMGFYAPAQIVRDAREHGVPVHPADVNVSGFDNTLEREADGRLALRLGLRQISGFREDWADTLAEARGDGFRTLEDLWSRARLPRAALDMLADADGFRSLGLDRREAMWAVRRLPDDEPLPLFAASKARELAEEPAASLPEMALAEHVVADYQTTHLSLKAHPMQFLRRRFRAEGILSSSEVRVARNGSRVSVAGLVLVRQRPGKGNAIFMTLEDETGIVNVLIWARRFEQYRREVMGARLAVVRGELQLSEEGVIHVIADAVADRSADLNSLGQGHEASIQLSRADEVLHPVYPRVASHPRNVRLIPKSRDFH comes from the coding sequence ATGACCGGCTATGGCGAACTCGCCGTCACGAGCAACTTCTCCTTCCTGCGCGGGGCCTCCCATGCGGCCGATCTCGTCGCGACCGCGATGGACCTCGGCCTTGCCGGGATCGGGATCGCCGACGAGAACACGGTGGCCGGGGTCGTGCGCGCCCATGCCGCCGTCCAGAAGGTCGAGGAATTGTGGGTGGCCGAGCACGGGCCGGATATCCCCCTGCCCTTCAAGCTCGCCGTCGGTAGCCGGCTCGTCTTTGCCGACGGCACGCCCGACATTCTCGCCTATCCGCAGAACCGGGCAGGATGGGCGCGGCTCTGCCGCCTCCTCACCCTCGGCAAGCGCCGGGCGGAGAAGGGCGAATGCCTGCTGACCTTCAACGACCTTCTCTTCAACACGGCGGACCTTCTCCTCATCGTCATGCCGCGCGGCGACCGCGCCGAGCTGACGCAGTGCCTGCAGCGGCTCGGCAAGGCTGCTCCGGGCTCGCTGTGGCTTGCCGCCAGCATGCAGCGTCGCGGCGACGACCGGCGCCGTCTTGCCGGGCTCAAGATCGTCGCCCGCTCGGCCGGCGTGCCGCTGATCGCCGTCAACGACGTGCTCTATCACGCGCCCGGCCAGCGCCCGGTTCAGGACGTCCTCACCTGCATCCGCGAGGGCACGACGCTGGAGGCGGCCGGCCGGCGGCTGGAAGCCAACGCCGAACGGCACCTGAAGCCGCCGACCGAAATGACCCGGCTCTTTGCCGACTGCCCGGAGGCCATCGAGGAAACGCTGACCTTCCTCGATCTGATCGACTTTTCCCTGAAGGAACTTCGGTACAACTACCCGGACGAGCCCGTCCCTCCGGGCTGGGACGCGCAGAGCTGGCTGGAGGAACTCGTTCGCCGGCGCGTGCCGATCCGCTATCCGGACGGCGTGCCGGAAAAGGTCGAAACGCTCCTTGCCGAGGAGTTCGACCTCATCCGCCGCCTCGACTACGCGCGCTATTTCCTCACCATCCACGACATCGTCCGCTTCGCCGAGGACAAGGGCATCCTCTGCCAGGGTCGCGGCTCGGCGGCCAACTCGGCCGTCTGCTACGTACTCGGCATCACGGCGGTCGATCCGGCCGAGCACGACCTGCTCTTTGCCCGTTTCCTGTCCATGGAGCGCAAGGAGCCGCCGGACATCGACGTCGATTTCGAGCACGAGCGGCGCGAGGAAGTGATCCAGCATATCTACGCGCGCTACGGTCGCGAGCGGGCGGCGATTGCCGCGACCGTCATTTCCTACCGCCCGCGCAGCGCCATCCGCGAGGTCGGCAAGGTGCTCGGCCTCACCGAGGACGTGACCCAGCGCCTTGCCGGGACGGTCTGGGGCAGCTACGGATCGAAGCTCGCCGAGAAACATATCCGCGAGGCGGGCCTTGAGCCGGACAATCCGCTGATTGCCCGCGCGGTCGACCTTGCCACGCGCATCCTCGGCTTTCCGCGCCATCTCTCCCAGCATGTCGGCGGCTTCGTGCTGACGCGGGAGCGTCTCGACGATCTGGTTCCCATCGGCAACGCGGCGATGGAAGACCGCACCTTCATCGAATGGGACAAGGACGACATCGACACGCTCGGCCTGCTCAAGGTCGACGTGCTGGCGCTCGGCATGCTGACCTGCATCCGCAAGGGCTTCGACCTCCTGCGTGCCTACAACGACCTGGATCTCGGCCTTGCCGACGTGGAGCGGGAGGACGAAGCCGTCTACGGGATGCTGCAGAAGGGCGATTCCATCGGCGTCTTTCAGGTGGAGAGCCGCGCCCAGATCAACATGCTGCCGCGCCTGAGGCCAAAGGAATTCTACGATCTCGTCATCCAGGTGGCGATCGTGCGCCCCGGCCCGATCCAGGGCGACATGGTGCATCCCTATCTGAGGCGGCGGAAGGGGGAGGAAAAGGTCGATTACCCCGCTCCTGCGCCTGAGCATGGACCTGCCGACGAACTCAGGAAGGTGCTCGCACGGACCCTGGGCGTGCCTCTTTTCCAGGAGCAGGCGATGAAGATCGCCATGGTGGCCGCGAAATTCACCTCGGAAGAAGCCAACCAGCTCCGCCGGGCGATGGCGACCTTCCGTCATGTCGGCACCATCCACACCTTCGAGGCCAAGATGGTGGAGGGCATGGTGCGGCGCGGCTACACGCGCGATTTCGCCCAGCGCTGCTTCGACCAGATCAAGGGCTTCGGCGAGTACGGCTTTCCCGAAAGCCATGCCGCCTCCTTCGCCAAGCTCGTCTATGTCTCGGCCTGGATCAAATGCCACCATCCGGCGGTCTTTGCCTGCGCGCTTTTGAATTCGCAGCCGATGGGCTTCTACGCCCCCGCCCAGATCGTGCGCGATGCCCGCGAGCACGGCGTGCCGGTCCATCCCGCCGACGTCAACGTGAGCGGCTTCGACAACACGCTGGAGCGGGAGGCGGACGGGCGTCTGGCGCTGCGGCTCGGCCTGCGCCAGATCAGCGGCTTTCGCGAGGACTGGGCCGATACTCTCGCGGAGGCGCGCGGGGACGGCTTCCGGACGCTGGAGGATCTCTGGAGCCGGGCGCGCCTGCCGAGGGCAGCGCTCGACATGCTGGCCGACGCCGACGGCTTCCGCTCGCTCGGCCTCGACCGGCGCGAGGCGATGTGGGCGGTGAGGCGGCTGCCGGACGACGAGCCGCTGCCGCTCTTTGCCGCCTCGAAGGCGCGCGAGCTTGCCGAGGAACCCGCCGCCAGCCTGCCGGAGATGGCCCTCGCCGAGCATGTGGTCGCCGACTACCAGACGACGCACCTGTCGCTGAAGGCCCATCCGATGCAGTTTCTGCGGCGACGATTCAGGGCGGAGGGGATCCTCAGTTCCTCAGAGGTCCGCGTCGCGCGCAACGGGTCCCGCGTGAGCGTTGCCGGCCTCGTGCTGGTGCGCCAGCGGCCGGGCAAGGGTAATGCCATCTTCATGACGCTGGAGGACGAGACTGGCATCGTCAACGTGCTCATCTGGGCGCGGCGCTTCGAGCAGTATCGCCGCGAGGTGATGGGTGCGCGGCTTGCCGTGGTGAGAGGCGAATTGCAGCTCAGCGAGGAAGGCGTCATCCACGTCATCGCCGATGCCGTGGCGGACCGCTCCGCCGACCTCAACAGCCTGGGGCAAGGACACGAGGCAAGCATCCAGCTCTCGCGCGCCGACGAGGTGTTGCACCCGGTCTATCCGCGCGTTGCCAGCCACCCGCGCAATGTCCGGCTTATCCCGAAGTCGCGGGATTTTCACTGA
- the cysE gene encoding serine O-acetyltransferase, translating into MRTMTDIAALNIGMEKPMSLLSAIADDIACVRARDPAARGRLEILLTYPGVHAIICHRIANRLWRAGLRFPARFLSWFGRFLTNVDIHPGATIGRRFFIDHGAGVVIGETAEVGDDVTLYHGVTLGGVSWSAGKRHPTLQSGVLVGAGAKILGPITVGAGCRIGANSVVIEDVPPGMTVVGIPGRIVQPAGERRRRDGRIDLEHHLMPDPVGEAIATLLDRIDFLEVRQAHLARKLAAFETPSTTPPDEETPP; encoded by the coding sequence ATGCGAACGATGACTGACATTGCCGCCTTGAACATCGGGATGGAAAAGCCGATGTCGCTCCTCTCCGCGATCGCCGACGACATCGCCTGCGTCAGGGCCCGCGACCCCGCGGCCCGGGGCAGGCTTGAGATCCTGCTCACCTATCCGGGCGTCCACGCGATCATCTGCCACCGCATCGCCAACCGGCTCTGGCGGGCAGGGCTGCGGTTCCCGGCCCGCTTCCTGTCCTGGTTTGGGCGGTTCCTCACCAATGTCGACATTCATCCGGGCGCGACCATCGGCCGGCGCTTCTTCATCGATCATGGTGCGGGCGTGGTGATCGGCGAGACGGCCGAGGTCGGCGACGACGTCACGCTCTATCACGGTGTCACGCTGGGCGGCGTTTCCTGGTCGGCTGGCAAGCGTCATCCGACGCTGCAGTCCGGTGTGCTTGTGGGGGCTGGAGCCAAGATTCTCGGGCCCATCACGGTTGGCGCCGGTTGCCGGATCGGCGCCAACTCCGTCGTCATCGAGGACGTGCCGCCCGGCATGACCGTCGTCGGTATCCCCGGCCGCATCGTTCAGCCGGCCGGCGAGCGCCGGCGCCGCGACGGGCGCATCGACCTCGAACACCACCTGATGCCGGACCCGGTCGGCGAGGCGATCGCCACGCTGCTCGACCGCATCGACTTCCTCGAAGTCCGCCAAGCGCATCTCGCCCGGAAGCTGGCGGCCTTCGAAACCCCATCCACGACCCCACCCGACGAGGAGACACCGCCATGA